A DNA window from Stenotrophomonas sp. 57 contains the following coding sequences:
- a CDS encoding LysR family transcriptional regulator has product MLERIHLSIVQQVEQQGSLTAAAGVLNLTQSALSHSMKKLEQQLGTDVWLREGRSLRLTQAGQYLLAVANRVLPQLALAEERLGQFAQGERGALRIGMECHPCYQWLLKIVSPYLAAWPDVDVDVKQKFQFGGIGALFGYEIDLLVTPDPLLKPGLTFIPVFDYEQVLVVASNHALAKLDHVKPRQLAQEVLISYPVPFERLDIYNQFLLPAGITPRRHKAIETTDIMMQMVASGRGVAAMPRWLVEEYAARMDVVPVRLGAKGIPKQIYLGAREADTSIDYLQAFIELARNSSPLASSAGVGA; this is encoded by the coding sequence ATGCTGGAGCGGATCCACCTCAGCATCGTGCAGCAGGTCGAGCAGCAGGGCTCGCTCACCGCTGCCGCCGGCGTGCTCAACCTGACCCAGTCTGCCCTGAGCCACAGCATGAAGAAGCTGGAGCAGCAGCTGGGCACCGACGTCTGGCTGCGCGAAGGCCGCAGCCTGCGGCTGACCCAGGCCGGGCAGTACCTGCTGGCCGTGGCCAACCGGGTGCTGCCACAGTTGGCCCTGGCCGAGGAACGACTGGGCCAGTTCGCGCAGGGCGAGCGCGGTGCGCTGCGCATCGGCATGGAGTGCCATCCCTGCTACCAGTGGCTGCTGAAGATCGTCTCGCCGTACCTGGCCGCGTGGCCGGATGTGGACGTGGACGTCAAGCAGAAGTTCCAGTTCGGCGGTATCGGCGCCTTGTTCGGCTACGAGATCGACCTGCTGGTCACCCCCGACCCGCTGCTGAAGCCAGGCCTGACGTTCATCCCGGTGTTCGACTACGAGCAGGTGCTGGTGGTGGCCAGCAACCATGCGCTGGCAAAGCTCGACCATGTAAAGCCACGCCAGCTGGCCCAGGAAGTGCTGATCAGCTACCCGGTGCCGTTCGAGCGCCTGGACATCTACAACCAGTTCCTGCTTCCGGCCGGCATCACGCCACGGCGGCACAAGGCCATTGAAACCACCGACATCATGATGCAGATGGTGGCCAGCGGCCGTGGCGTGGCCGCCATGCCGCGCTGGCTGGTGGAGGAGTATGCCGCGCGCATGGACGTGGTGCCGGTACGCCTCGGCGCGAAGGGCATTCCCAAGCAGATCTATCTGGGTGCGCGCGAGGCCGATACCAGCATCGACTACCTGCAGGCTTTCATCGAACTGGCGCGGAACAGTTCGCCCCTGGCGAGTAGTGCAGGCGTGGGCGCGTGA
- a CDS encoding BLUF domain-containing protein, translating into MPIRAVVYASQAAEGLSIDRLKALVADAARFNKLAGVTGVLLHDGTRFVQYFEGPEDGVASVYERVLQSASHTDVVELARGRVSTRQFPYWSMHQLPADQLLVGRLARADWSRFKRSQPEEIAGSAWGIDVLAAAVAPYVHAA; encoded by the coding sequence ATGCCCATCAGGGCCGTTGTATACGCAAGCCAGGCCGCCGAAGGTCTTTCGATTGATCGCCTGAAGGCGCTCGTGGCCGATGCCGCAAGGTTCAACAAGCTTGCAGGGGTGACAGGCGTGCTGCTGCACGATGGAACGCGATTCGTGCAGTACTTCGAAGGGCCCGAAGATGGCGTGGCCAGCGTCTACGAGCGCGTGCTGCAATCGGCCAGCCACACGGATGTCGTGGAGCTGGCGCGCGGGCGCGTTTCTACCCGCCAGTTTCCCTATTGGTCGATGCACCAGCTTCCTGCCGATCAGCTACTGGTCGGCCGACTTGCCAGGGCCGACTGGTCACGCTTCAAGAGAAGCCAGCCCGAGGAAATCGCAGGCTCCGCGTGGGGAATCGATGTGCTTGCTGCGGCAGTAGCGCCCTACGTACACGCCGCTTAG
- a CDS encoding methylenetetrahydrofolate reductase: protein MSAPTSLQVQAFLDAFSLEVSAKAMPALGAEATRIPRGTTISIPWLASEDDDARLAAARRVRELGFEPMPHLSARRIGSRAVLERFLQRAANEAGVAQCLVIAGDLASPAGPFADSACIIKTGLLETSGIRIVAIGGHPEGHPAMRAEERWQVLEHKCRAIEARGMAPMIITQFAFDAGIVLDWLHALRARGIVVPVLVGVPGPASIARLLRYAAMCGVGASASMLARYGISIGRLLGTAGPEVFMDRMAAGLTEDHGLVSPHFFPFGGIAQSLDWIGHYRAQASAACRSQVIQ from the coding sequence ATGTCCGCGCCTACGTCGCTGCAGGTGCAGGCCTTCCTTGATGCCTTTTCGCTGGAGGTAAGCGCCAAGGCCATGCCGGCGCTGGGTGCCGAAGCCACCCGCATTCCGCGCGGCACCACGATTTCCATTCCCTGGCTGGCCAGCGAGGACGACGACGCACGCCTGGCAGCGGCGCGCAGGGTGCGTGAGCTGGGCTTCGAGCCGATGCCGCATCTCTCGGCGCGGCGCATCGGGTCGCGTGCGGTGCTTGAGCGCTTCCTGCAGCGTGCCGCCAACGAGGCCGGTGTCGCCCAGTGCCTGGTGATCGCCGGCGACCTGGCCTCGCCCGCCGGACCGTTTGCTGACAGCGCCTGCATCATCAAAACCGGTCTTCTGGAGACGTCCGGCATCAGGATCGTCGCCATCGGTGGTCACCCCGAAGGGCATCCGGCAATGCGCGCTGAAGAACGCTGGCAGGTGCTGGAACACAAGTGCCGGGCCATCGAAGCGCGCGGCATGGCGCCGATGATCATCACCCAGTTCGCGTTCGATGCCGGTATCGTTCTGGACTGGCTGCATGCATTGCGCGCTCGCGGCATCGTGGTTCCGGTGCTGGTGGGTGTGCCCGGTCCGGCAAGCATTGCGCGGTTGCTGCGCTACGCCGCGATGTGCGGGGTGGGCGCCAGTGCCTCGATGCTGGCAAGGTACGGCATCTCGATCGGGCGGCTGCTTGGAACGGCGGGGCCGGAGGTGTTCATGGATCGCATGGCAGCTGGACTGACCGAGGACCATGGCTTGGTCAGCCCGCACTTCTTCCCGTTCGGGGGCATCGCGCAGTCGTTGGACTGGATCGGGCATTATCGTGCGCAGGCCTCTGCAGCCTGCCGCTCACAGGTCATCCAGTGA
- a CDS encoding methionine synthase — MSTKKLLPTSTAGSLPKPSWLAEPEKLWSPWKLQDDGLIEGKQDALRLSLQEQQHAGIDIVSDGEQTRQHFVTTFIEHLSGVDFEKRETVRIRNRYDASVPTVVGAVSRPRPVFVEDAKFLRRQTTQPIKWALPGPMTMIDTLYDAHYKSREKLAWEFAKILNEEAKELEAAGVDIIQFDEPAFNVFFDEVNDWGVAALERAVEGLKCQTAVHICYGYGIKANTDWKQTLGSEWRQYEESFPKLQTSSIDIISLECQNSHVPIDLIELVRGKKVMVGAINVASHTIETPEDVANTLRKALQFVDADKLYPSTNCGMAPLPREVARGKLRALSEGARIVREELSA, encoded by the coding sequence ATGTCGACGAAGAAACTGCTTCCCACCTCCACCGCAGGCAGCCTGCCCAAGCCCTCCTGGCTGGCCGAGCCCGAGAAGCTCTGGTCACCCTGGAAGCTGCAGGACGACGGCCTGATTGAAGGAAAGCAGGACGCGCTGCGCCTGTCCCTGCAGGAACAGCAGCATGCCGGCATCGATATCGTCAGCGACGGCGAGCAGACCCGGCAGCACTTCGTCACCACCTTCATCGAGCACCTCAGCGGTGTCGATTTCGAGAAGCGCGAAACGGTCCGCATCCGCAACCGCTATGACGCCAGTGTGCCAACCGTGGTTGGTGCGGTCAGCCGCCCCAGGCCGGTGTTCGTGGAGGATGCAAAGTTCCTGCGCCGGCAGACCACGCAGCCGATCAAGTGGGCCCTGCCTGGCCCGATGACCATGATCGACACGCTGTATGACGCGCACTACAAGAGCCGCGAGAAGCTGGCCTGGGAGTTCGCGAAGATCCTCAACGAGGAAGCCAAGGAACTGGAGGCCGCTGGCGTGGACATCATCCAGTTCGACGAACCTGCCTTCAATGTATTCTTCGATGAGGTGAACGACTGGGGTGTAGCCGCACTGGAGCGTGCGGTTGAAGGCCTGAAGTGCCAGACGGCGGTGCACATCTGCTATGGCTATGGCATCAAGGCCAACACCGACTGGAAGCAGACGCTGGGATCGGAATGGCGCCAGTACGAAGAATCGTTCCCGAAGCTGCAGACCTCGAGCATCGACATCATCTCGCTGGAATGCCAGAACTCGCACGTGCCGATCGATCTGATCGAACTGGTGCGCGGCAAGAAGGTGATGGTGGGCGCCATCAACGTGGCATCTCATACCATTGAAACGCCGGAAGACGTGGCCAATACCCTGCGCAAGGCGTTGCAGTTCGTGGATGCCGACAAGCTCTATCCGAGCACCAACTGCGGCATGGCACCACTGCCGCGCGAGGTGGCACGGGGCAAGCTGCGTGCGCTCAGCGAAGGGGCCCGGATCGTGCGTGAGGAGCTTTCGGCGTAG
- a CDS encoding excinuclease ABC subunit UvrA, whose translation MSKSAFGESSCAAAASGCVEVRGAREHNLKNVDVSIPRNALVVFSGVSGSGKSSLAFGTVFAEAQRRYFESVAPYARRLIDQAGVPDVDAIDGLPPAVALQQQRGASNARSSVGSVTTLSSLVRMMYSRAGAYPADQPMLYAEDFSPNTPQGACSTCHGLGHVYEVTEALMVPDPSLSIRERAIASWPPAWHGQNLRDILVTLGYDIDVPWKKLPKKDREWILFTEETPTVPVYAGFTPAETRAALKRKLEPSYMGTYTGARRYVLHTFANTQSALMRKRVSRYMEGKLCPACHGKRLKPEALSVTFAGVDIGEFMRLPLDQLADLLEPIAQGDFSAHSRGERTRRNTTRRDRSQRAASGRAVHASAPDVRLTSALSEEKRLAAQRLASGVMARVRQLRELGLGYLSLDRATPTLSAGELQRLRLATQLSSLLFGVLYVLDEPSAGLHPADSQALYDALDRLRDGGNSVFVVEHDLELMRRAQWLVDVGPEAGERGGRVLYSGEPGGLRQVQDSRTARYLFDQVPAPASRQRSAANWLELKGIHRHNLHGVDAQVPLGLLTAVTGISGSGKSSLMAQALPELMLLHLGHEPADDGAEVSPTDGPTVIETTRGQLAGDVDAIQRVVQVDQKPIGRTPRSNLATYTGLFDHVRKLFAATPAARRRRFDAGRFSFNVAKGRCETCEGEGFVSVELLFMPSIYAPCPTCHGARYNEATLKVLWNDRNIAEVVKMTVDQAHAFFSGEEPIARPLQLLQEIGLGYLRLGQPATELSGGEAQRIKLATELQRSQHGRTLYVLDEPTTGLHASDADRLLVQLQRLVDAGNTVIMIEHDMRAVAQADWVIDVGPGAGSAGGTIVAKGTPHQVARAKGSRTAPFLARELAPL comes from the coding sequence ATGTCCAAGTCCGCCTTTGGTGAATCGTCATGTGCCGCCGCTGCCAGCGGTTGCGTCGAGGTGCGCGGTGCGCGCGAGCACAACCTCAAGAATGTCGACGTCTCCATCCCGCGCAACGCATTGGTGGTGTTTTCCGGTGTTTCGGGCTCCGGCAAGTCATCGCTGGCCTTCGGCACCGTCTTCGCCGAAGCGCAGCGGCGCTACTTCGAATCGGTTGCGCCGTATGCACGGCGCCTGATCGACCAGGCCGGCGTGCCCGATGTGGACGCCATCGACGGGCTGCCGCCGGCAGTGGCGTTGCAGCAGCAGCGCGGCGCCAGCAATGCGCGTTCATCGGTGGGCAGTGTCACCACGCTCTCCAGCCTGGTGCGCATGATGTACTCGCGTGCAGGCGCCTACCCGGCCGACCAGCCGATGCTCTACGCCGAGGACTTCTCGCCCAACACGCCGCAGGGCGCCTGCAGTACCTGCCACGGGCTGGGGCATGTCTACGAAGTGACCGAAGCCTTGATGGTGCCGGACCCGTCGCTGAGCATCCGCGAGCGCGCCATCGCCTCCTGGCCGCCGGCCTGGCATGGCCAGAACCTACGCGACATCCTGGTCACGCTCGGCTACGACATCGACGTGCCGTGGAAGAAGCTGCCGAAGAAGGACCGGGAGTGGATCCTGTTCACCGAGGAAACGCCCACCGTGCCGGTCTATGCCGGCTTCACGCCTGCCGAAACCCGGGCAGCACTCAAGCGCAAACTCGAGCCGAGCTACATGGGCACGTATACCGGCGCGCGTCGCTACGTGCTGCATACCTTTGCCAATACCCAGAGCGCGCTGATGCGCAAGCGGGTTTCCCGCTACATGGAAGGCAAGCTGTGCCCGGCCTGCCACGGGAAACGCCTGAAGCCGGAAGCGCTCTCGGTCACCTTCGCGGGCGTGGATATCGGCGAGTTCATGCGGCTGCCCCTGGATCAGCTGGCAGATCTGCTGGAGCCCATCGCGCAGGGTGATTTCAGCGCACACAGCAGGGGCGAACGCACCCGCAGGAACACCACGCGCCGCGACCGCAGCCAGCGGGCGGCCAGCGGGCGCGCCGTCCATGCTTCAGCCCCGGATGTCCGCCTGACCTCGGCCCTGTCGGAAGAGAAGCGGCTGGCTGCACAGCGACTGGCGAGTGGGGTCATGGCGCGTGTACGGCAGCTGCGTGAGCTGGGCCTGGGCTACCTCTCGCTGGACCGCGCCACGCCCACGCTGTCCGCCGGCGAACTGCAGCGCCTGCGGCTGGCCACCCAGCTCAGCTCGCTGCTGTTCGGTGTGCTGTACGTGCTCGACGAACCTTCGGCTGGCCTGCACCCGGCCGACAGCCAGGCGCTGTACGACGCGTTGGACCGGCTGCGTGATGGCGGAAACTCGGTGTTCGTGGTCGAGCACGATCTGGAGCTGATGCGCCGCGCGCAATGGCTGGTGGACGTGGGCCCGGAGGCCGGCGAGCGGGGAGGGCGGGTGCTCTACAGCGGCGAGCCCGGTGGCCTGCGCCAGGTGCAGGATTCGCGCACCGCCCGGTATCTGTTCGACCAGGTGCCAGCGCCTGCCAGCCGCCAGCGAAGCGCCGCGAACTGGCTGGAACTGAAGGGCATCCATCGCCACAACCTGCACGGTGTGGACGCGCAGGTGCCGCTGGGGTTGCTGACGGCAGTGACCGGCATTTCCGGCTCGGGCAAGTCCAGCCTGATGGCGCAGGCGCTGCCGGAGCTGATGCTGCTGCATCTGGGGCACGAACCCGCGGACGATGGTGCCGAGGTCTCACCCACGGACGGGCCGACCGTGATCGAAACCACCCGGGGCCAACTGGCCGGTGATGTGGACGCCATCCAGCGCGTGGTGCAGGTGGACCAGAAGCCGATCGGCCGCACACCGCGCTCCAACCTCGCCACCTATACCGGGCTGTTCGATCACGTACGCAAACTGTTCGCGGCGACGCCGGCCGCACGTCGTCGCCGGTTCGATGCGGGCCGTTTCTCGTTCAACGTGGCCAAGGGCCGATGCGAGACCTGCGAAGGCGAGGGTTTCGTGAGCGTCGAGCTGCTGTTCATGCCCAGCATCTACGCCCCGTGCCCCACCTGCCACGGCGCGCGTTACAACGAAGCCACGCTGAAGGTATTGTGGAACGACCGCAACATCGCCGAGGTCGTGAAGATGACGGTGGACCAGGCGCATGCGTTCTTCAGCGGGGAGGAGCCCATCGCCCGACCGCTGCAGCTGCTGCAGGAAATCGGCCTGGGTTACCTGCGGCTGGGCCAGCCGGCCACCGAGCTTTCAGGCGGTGAGGCCCAGCGCATCAAGCTGGCCACCGAACTGCAGCGCAGCCAGCACGGGCGCACGCTCTACGTGCTGGACGAACCCACCACCGGCCTGCATGCCTCCGATGCGGACAGGCTGCTGGTACAGCTGCAGCGGCTGGTCGACGCAGGAAACACAGTGATCATGATCGAGCATGACATGCGTGCGGTCGCGCAGGCGGACTGGGTGATTGACGTTGGCCCGGGCGCAGGCAGTGCCGGTGGCACGATCGTGGCGAAGGGAACGCCGCATCAGGTGGCGCGTGCCAAGGGCAGCCGGACGGCGCCGTTCCTGGCGCGCGAGCTGGCGCCCCTGTAG
- a CDS encoding DUF1852 domain-containing protein, with protein sequence MTTDTFTFSITRIPFNEDYQPAEGTRITTNFANLARGESRQENLRNTISMINNRFNDLAHWDNPSADRYAVELDIISVEMHIDDSDGGDPFPLIEVLRPTIVDTRTGVRTEGIVGNNFSSYVRDYDFSVVLPASNEGKATFGIPEGFGDLHGKLFRHFLESDAYRANFSKGPVICISVSSSKTYHRTENHHPILGVEYRQGEFSPTDQYFDKMGLQVRYFMPPGSVAPLAFYFQGDLLGDYSNLELIATISTMEAFQKIYRPEIYNANSGAGKVYQPSLKHQDYSSTRIVYDREERSQLAVKQGRFTEEHFIKPYGAVLEQWAAR encoded by the coding sequence ATGACGACCGACACCTTCACCTTCAGCATCACGCGCATCCCCTTCAACGAGGATTACCAGCCCGCAGAGGGGACGCGCATCACCACCAATTTCGCCAACCTCGCACGCGGCGAGTCGCGCCAGGAGAACCTGCGCAACACGATCAGCATGATCAACAACCGCTTCAACGATCTGGCGCACTGGGACAACCCCAGCGCGGACCGTTACGCGGTCGAGCTGGACATCATCTCGGTGGAGATGCATATCGACGACAGCGATGGCGGCGATCCGTTCCCGTTGATCGAGGTGCTGCGCCCGACCATCGTCGACACCCGCACCGGTGTGCGTACCGAAGGCATCGTGGGCAACAACTTCTCGTCCTATGTGCGCGACTACGATTTCAGCGTGGTACTGCCGGCCAGCAACGAAGGCAAGGCCACCTTTGGCATTCCGGAAGGCTTTGGCGACCTGCATGGCAAGCTGTTCAGGCATTTCCTGGAGTCTGACGCCTACCGTGCCAACTTCAGCAAGGGGCCGGTGATCTGCATCAGCGTGTCCAGCAGCAAGACCTACCACCGCACCGAGAACCACCACCCGATCCTGGGCGTGGAATATCGCCAGGGTGAGTTCTCTCCCACTGACCAGTACTTCGACAAGATGGGCCTGCAGGTGCGCTACTTCATGCCGCCGGGCAGCGTCGCACCGCTGGCGTTCTACTTCCAGGGCGACCTGCTGGGTGACTACTCGAACCTGGAGCTGATCGCCACCATCAGCACGATGGAGGCTTTCCAGAAGATCTACCGCCCGGAGATCTACAACGCCAACTCCGGGGCAGGCAAGGTCTACCAGCCCAGCCTGAAGCACCAGGATTACTCCTCCACCCGCATCGTCTATGACCGCGAGGAGCGCAGCCAGCTCGCGGTCAAGCAGGGCCGGTTCACCGAAGAGCACTTCATCAAGCCGTACGGCGCCGTGCTTGAGCAGTGGGCTGCCCGCTGA
- a CDS encoding FadR/GntR family transcriptional regulator, giving the protein MSANRLYQTIAAKLRKLIEDGEFPPGSRLPGERELAERFGVSRVTIREAEIALEAQGWIAIRIGSGVHVKPRPTQASGGLPDVSAFDLTAARAVFEAEAAALAASNLDDAGIAELQVLAEALCRRDLSDEEAGEYDRRFHLTIARLSGNPVVEYFVQQIWRMRSELPRVTEVYARVCHDDGASRADEHMAIFEALRARDPVAARNAMRHHFQRLFEAMLQATESQALEEIRRRTQQDRERFMATTRI; this is encoded by the coding sequence ATGTCCGCCAACCGCCTTTACCAGACCATTGCTGCCAAGCTCCGCAAGCTGATCGAGGACGGCGAATTTCCGCCGGGCTCGCGGCTGCCGGGCGAGCGTGAGCTGGCCGAGCGGTTCGGTGTCAGCCGGGTCACCATCCGCGAGGCTGAAATCGCTCTGGAGGCCCAGGGCTGGATTGCGATCCGCATCGGCTCGGGCGTGCATGTGAAGCCGCGCCCGACGCAGGCGTCCGGCGGACTGCCGGATGTCAGTGCCTTCGACCTTACCGCCGCGCGCGCGGTGTTCGAGGCCGAGGCTGCCGCCCTGGCCGCCAGCAACCTGGATGATGCCGGTATCGCTGAACTGCAGGTACTGGCCGAGGCGCTGTGCCGTCGCGACCTGAGCGATGAGGAGGCCGGCGAGTACGATCGCCGCTTCCATCTGACCATTGCGCGGCTATCCGGCAATCCGGTCGTGGAGTACTTCGTGCAGCAGATCTGGCGAATGCGCAGCGAGCTGCCGCGGGTGACCGAGGTCTATGCGCGTGTCTGCCATGACGACGGCGCCAGTCGGGCCGACGAGCACATGGCGATCTTCGAAGCCTTGCGTGCGCGTGATCCGGTGGCCGCGCGCAATGCGATGCGCCATCACTTCCAGCGCCTGTTCGAAGCCATGCTGCAGGCGACCGAAAGCCAGGCGCTGGAGGAGATCCGCCGCCGCACGCAGCAGGATCGCGAGCGGTTCATGGCTACGACGCGGATCTGA
- the msuE gene encoding FMN reductase: MLSPARPLRIVAVSGGLQRPSRAATLAEHLLGLIGEDIHGEQHLVELGELAPQLAGALWRSQLPDTVERQLAAVEQADVLVVSTPVYRGSYTGLFKHFFDFIHQDALVDTPILLAATGGSERHSLVIDHQLRPLFSFFQARTLPLGVYATDRDFADGRVHNDALIERARLAVRRAMPLLALPRHRATALEAAAAL; the protein is encoded by the coding sequence ATGCTTTCACCTGCCCGCCCCCTTCGAATCGTCGCCGTCTCCGGCGGACTGCAACGCCCTTCTAGGGCCGCCACGCTGGCCGAGCATCTGCTGGGCCTGATCGGCGAGGACATCCACGGCGAGCAGCACCTGGTTGAACTGGGCGAACTGGCCCCGCAGCTGGCGGGCGCGCTCTGGCGTTCGCAGCTGCCCGACACCGTGGAACGCCAGTTGGCCGCTGTTGAGCAGGCCGATGTGCTGGTGGTGAGCACGCCGGTCTATCGCGGCTCGTATACAGGGCTGTTCAAGCACTTCTTCGACTTCATCCACCAGGACGCACTGGTCGACACCCCCATCCTGCTGGCCGCCACCGGTGGCAGCGAGCGCCACTCGCTGGTGATCGACCATCAGCTGCGCCCGCTCTTCAGCTTCTTCCAGGCACGCACCCTGCCGCTGGGTGTCTACGCCACCGACCGCGATTTCGCCGACGGCCGCGTGCACAACGACGCCCTGATCGAGCGGGCGCGACTGGCGGTACGGCGGGCCATGCCGCTGCTGGCGCTGCCCCGCCATCGTGCCACCGCCCTTGAGGCCGCCGCAGCTCTTTGA
- a CDS encoding LysR family transcriptional regulator has translation MSINCEILDLRAFLLVSETRSFHRAAEILHVSQPALSRRIQKLEQAVGSPLLERTTRSVSTTAVGENLLPLVRRMLEEFDGSLFSLRGREDTRGATVTIACLPTAAFYFLPSVMARFHEAHPNVRFRILDIPATEGLQAVERGEVEFGINFMGANDPNLDFDVLAEDPFVLACRRDHPLARKRRVEWADLAEHQLITVHRTSGNRTLLDGALARENLKLSWHYEVTHLSTSLGMVEAGIGVSVLPKMATPDGDHPTLVTRSIGNPVVSRTIGIVRRRGALLSPTAERFLQMLMSQWRGES, from the coding sequence ATGAGCATCAATTGTGAAATCCTCGATCTCCGCGCGTTCCTGCTTGTATCGGAGACACGCAGCTTCCATCGGGCCGCGGAGATCCTGCACGTCTCCCAGCCGGCACTCAGCCGACGGATACAGAAGCTGGAGCAGGCCGTGGGTTCGCCTCTGCTGGAGCGCACCACGCGCAGCGTCAGCACGACCGCAGTCGGCGAGAACCTGCTGCCGCTGGTGCGTCGCATGCTGGAGGAATTCGATGGATCACTGTTCTCACTGCGCGGCCGCGAAGACACCCGCGGTGCTACTGTCACCATCGCCTGCCTGCCTACGGCCGCGTTCTATTTCCTGCCAAGCGTGATGGCGCGCTTCCACGAAGCGCATCCCAACGTGCGCTTCCGGATCCTGGATATCCCGGCGACCGAGGGCCTGCAGGCGGTGGAGCGTGGCGAAGTCGAGTTCGGCATCAACTTCATGGGCGCCAACGATCCGAATCTCGACTTCGACGTACTGGCCGAAGACCCGTTCGTGCTGGCTTGCCGACGCGACCACCCGCTGGCCCGCAAGCGCAGGGTGGAGTGGGCCGACCTCGCCGAGCATCAGCTGATCACCGTGCATCGCACCAGCGGCAATCGCACGCTGCTGGACGGCGCCCTGGCGCGCGAGAACCTCAAACTGAGCTGGCACTACGAAGTGACCCACCTGTCGACGTCACTGGGCATGGTCGAGGCCGGCATCGGCGTTTCTGTCCTGCCGAAAATGGCGACGCCGGACGGGGATCACCCCACCCTGGTGACGCGCTCGATAGGCAACCCTGTGGTGTCGCGCACGATCGGGATCGTCCGTCGCCGAGGCGCCCTGCTCTCGCCTACTGCGGAACGCTTTCTTCAGATGTTGATGAGCCAGTGGCGCGGGGAGAGCTGA